Proteins found in one Tamandua tetradactyla isolate mTamTet1 chromosome 1, mTamTet1.pri, whole genome shotgun sequence genomic segment:
- the LOC143642386 gene encoding uncharacterized protein LOC143642386, with translation MCRFRSQLFTGIFATATAHSYPRRFSSLLLAEDSPLSRPPHRRTSKKCSSIG, from the coding sequence ATGTGTCGTTTCCGATCACAGCTCTTCACGGGGATTTTTGCTACCGCCACCGCCCACTCTTACCCCCGCCGCTTTTCGTCTCTGTTGTTAGCCGAAGACTCGCCTCTCAGCCGCCCGCCGCACAGACGCACGAGTAAAAAGTGCAGCTCCATCGGCTGA